In Myxococcales bacterium, the following are encoded in one genomic region:
- a CDS encoding RtcB family protein, with protein MSSSFRVRDRVRRTDDAHVTIDHPDGVPMTLLAGADVPVEDDAIVAAVDFARLAGTLDDLWQRQRRGAIAPYWGDQPGRLEQVVLTPDLHKGSGIPVGTVAACRGFVVPQAVGNDVCCGMRLAVTDVTADELAPHLDALARPLRHAYFEGGRDVPLSPAQREAILRRGVAGLVDTFADNADHGVWRGLTAAGLAADLARAHLGGGLPARDLHTFGDWVRSSGGIHGRDAQIGSIGGGNHFVELQVVDELSDGRIAHAWGVGRGQVAIMAHSGSVGLGHLVGGWFADQARAIYPAGVPHPAHGFYPLPTAGPHATLAARYLDALANAANFAFVNRLVLVRLAAQVLARVLGRAVDVRLIYDAPHNLIWPGDDDLHLHRKGACPAPGPDGGAGPFGWTGHPVIIPGSMGAASWLLAGDGAIATLCSACHGAGRSVARGAARHVEPAVWDAARAGLRVITPVDVDDPIVRRRRDVMARHDDRLKEEGPWAYKDVTPVVDTVARAGVARRVARLWPLATVKG; from the coding sequence ATGTCCAGCAGCTTCCGTGTCCGCGACCGCGTCCGTCGGACCGACGACGCGCACGTCACCATCGATCACCCTGACGGCGTCCCGATGACGCTCCTGGCCGGCGCCGACGTGCCGGTCGAGGACGACGCCATCGTCGCCGCCGTCGACTTCGCCCGCCTGGCCGGCACCCTCGACGACCTGTGGCAGCGCCAGCGGCGCGGCGCGATCGCGCCGTACTGGGGCGACCAGCCCGGGCGCCTCGAGCAGGTCGTGCTCACGCCCGATCTGCACAAGGGCAGCGGCATCCCGGTCGGCACCGTCGCGGCGTGCCGCGGCTTCGTCGTGCCCCAGGCGGTCGGCAACGACGTGTGCTGCGGCATGCGCCTCGCCGTCACCGACGTCACCGCCGACGAGCTGGCGCCGCACCTCGACGCGCTGGCGCGGCCGCTGCGCCACGCGTACTTCGAGGGCGGGCGCGACGTGCCGCTGTCGCCGGCGCAGCGCGAGGCGATCCTGCGCCGCGGCGTCGCCGGCCTGGTCGACACCTTCGCCGACAACGCCGACCACGGCGTCTGGCGCGGGCTCACCGCCGCCGGGCTCGCGGCCGACCTGGCGCGCGCGCACCTGGGCGGCGGCCTGCCCGCGCGCGACCTGCACACCTTCGGCGACTGGGTCCGCTCGTCGGGCGGGATCCACGGCCGCGACGCGCAGATCGGCTCGATCGGCGGCGGCAACCACTTCGTCGAGCTGCAGGTCGTCGACGAGCTCAGCGACGGTCGGATCGCGCACGCCTGGGGCGTCGGCCGCGGCCAGGTCGCGATCATGGCCCACTCGGGCTCGGTCGGGCTCGGCCACCTGGTCGGCGGCTGGTTCGCCGATCAGGCGCGCGCGATCTACCCGGCCGGCGTGCCGCACCCGGCCCACGGCTTCTACCCGCTGCCGACCGCCGGGCCGCACGCGACGCTGGCGGCGCGCTACCTCGACGCGCTGGCCAACGCCGCCAACTTCGCGTTCGTGAACCGCCTGGTGCTGGTGCGGCTGGCGGCGCAGGTGCTGGCCCGGGTGCTGGGCCGCGCGGTCGACGTGCGGCTGATCTACGACGCGCCCCACAACCTGATCTGGCCCGGCGACGACGATCTGCACCTGCACCGCAAGGGCGCGTGTCCGGCGCCCGGCCCCGACGGTGGGGCCGGGCCGTTCGGGTGGACCGGGCACCCGGTGATCATCCCGGGCTCGATGGGCGCGGCCAGCTGGTTGCTCGCGGGCGACGGCGCGATCGCGACGCTGTGCAGCGCGTGTCACGGCGCCGGTCGGTCGGTCGCCCGCGGCGCCGCCCGCCACGTCGAGCCGGCGGTCTGGGACGCGGCGCGGGCCGGCCTGCGGGTGATCACGCCGGTCGACGTCGACGATCCGATCGTGCGGCGCCGGCGCGACGTCATGGCCCGCCACGACGATCGCCTGAAGGAGGAGGGCCCCTGGGCCTACAAGGACGTGACGCCGGTGGTCGACACCGTCGCGCGCGCCGGCGTCGCGCGGCGCGTGGCGCGGCTGTGGCCGCTGGCGACGGTGAAGGGGTAG
- a CDS encoding DUF2132 domain-containing protein: MATNQRNNPLHGLTLEAIVTELVATYGWADLGTRVRIRCFTDDPSVPSSLKFLRKTPWARAKVEDLYLFMLRERARAARGQR; the protein is encoded by the coding sequence ATGGCGACCAACCAGCGCAACAACCCGCTCCACGGCCTCACGCTCGAGGCGATCGTGACCGAGCTGGTCGCGACCTACGGCTGGGCCGACCTCGGGACCCGCGTGCGGATCCGGTGCTTCACCGACGATCCCAGCGTGCCGTCGAGCCTGAAGTTCCTGCGCAAGACCCCGTGGGCGCGCGCCAAGGTCGAGGACCTGTACCTGTTCATGCTGCGCGAACGGGCCCGGGCCGCGCGCGGCCAGCGCTGA
- a CDS encoding mechanosensitive ion channel, whose protein sequence is MTLDELTSNAYARQGGALLVAVVVVVVVTRLLRAGAARAIDDKDTRYRVRKLIGALGYLAVAIAGLSILSGDFGRVTVVLGALSVGIGFALQEVIASVAGWLALSFGRFYGPGDRIQLGGILGDVIDIGILRTTVMECGGWVKGDLYSGRIVRVANSFVFKEPVFNYSGEFPFLWDELTVPIKYGSDHRAARAILERVAAEVVGAYAATAKVSWAELVRRYRIEDAKLEPMVTIVANDNWIEFTVRYAVDYKARRITKDRLFTRILDEIDATGGAVALASATFELVGAPPVTVQLDDRRTPPPPR, encoded by the coding sequence ATGACCCTCGACGAGCTCACCTCCAACGCCTACGCCCGCCAGGGCGGCGCGCTGCTGGTCGCCGTCGTCGTGGTGGTCGTGGTGACGCGGCTCTTGCGGGCGGGGGCGGCGCGGGCGATCGACGACAAGGACACGCGCTACCGCGTGCGCAAGCTGATCGGCGCGCTCGGCTACCTCGCGGTCGCGATCGCCGGGCTGTCGATCCTCAGCGGCGACTTCGGTCGCGTGACGGTCGTGCTGGGCGCGCTCAGCGTCGGCATCGGGTTCGCGCTGCAGGAGGTCATCGCCAGCGTGGCCGGGTGGCTGGCGCTGTCGTTCGGGCGGTTCTACGGCCCCGGCGATCGGATCCAGCTCGGCGGGATCCTCGGCGACGTGATCGACATCGGCATCCTGCGGACCACGGTCATGGAGTGCGGCGGCTGGGTCAAGGGCGACCTCTACAGCGGCCGGATCGTCCGGGTCGCCAACAGCTTCGTGTTCAAGGAGCCGGTCTTCAACTACAGCGGCGAGTTCCCGTTCCTGTGGGACGAGCTCACCGTGCCGATCAAGTACGGCAGCGACCACCGGGCCGCCCGCGCCATCCTCGAGCGGGTCGCGGCCGAGGTGGTCGGGGCCTACGCCGCGACCGCCAAGGTGTCCTGGGCCGAGCTGGTGCGCCGGTACCGGATCGAGGACGCGAAGCTCGAGCCGATGGTGACGATCGTGGCGAACGACAACTGGATCGAGTTCACGGTCCGGTACGCCGTCGACTACAAGGCCCGCCGGATCACCAAGGATCGCTTGTTCACGCGCATCCTCGACGAGATCGACGCCACCGGCGGCGCGGTCGCGCTGGCGTCCGCGACCTTCGAGCTCGTCGGCGCGCCGCCGGTCACGGTCCAGCTCGACGATCGCCGCACGCCGCCGCCCCCGCGCTGA
- a CDS encoding sigma-54-dependent Fis family transcriptional regulator has protein sequence MEAERSTRPGYELIVSSSSGVAVRAPLVKQITTVGSAPAADLRVAALPAHWATIHRVGGAVDVHVLAGGQRLTLVADQVVQIDGYSVGLVTAGETLALDVLAERLAGADGPADALTTIVDGVIAVAGADLGAVILAERGGFTVAVARDASGRTLDDADQLLSDTIVDEVLGSGAAVRADDVAAGPYRDVRSVVRLGLRAVVCLPLRLGGRTLGAIFVGGRARPLVLPERVHADLKVVAALALPFLAQVRRREAPAAGPDDVLGDSAPIEAVRRLIARVGPTDLSVLIGGPSGAGKEVVARALHARSRRAGRPLVAINCAAVSPSLLDAELFGYRKGAFTGAASDRAGLIEAAAGGALFLDEIGDMPLAMQAALLRVLEQREVRRLGDTEARAVDFRLFAATHRDLAAEVAAGRFREDLLYRIQEVRIDVPPLRDRGDDVLLLARLFLRQIEQQLGLPTHALAPTAEAALRAHAWPGNVRELKAAMRRAAILADGSTIAVADLQLPAAPATPGAGPAAVDRDAPLAEARDAFVKAYVTAALARCGGDREAAALALGIGVRSLYRYLE, from the coding sequence ATGGAAGCGGAGCGGTCCACGCGGCCGGGGTACGAGCTGATCGTCTCCTCGAGCAGTGGGGTAGCGGTTCGAGCGCCGCTGGTCAAGCAGATCACCACGGTCGGATCGGCGCCGGCCGCCGATCTGCGGGTCGCGGCGCTGCCGGCCCACTGGGCCACGATCCACCGGGTCGGCGGCGCGGTCGACGTGCACGTGCTCGCCGGGGGCCAGCGCCTGACGCTGGTGGCCGATCAGGTGGTGCAGATCGACGGCTACTCGGTCGGGCTGGTCACCGCGGGCGAGACCCTGGCGCTCGACGTCCTGGCCGAGCGCCTGGCCGGCGCCGACGGTCCGGCCGACGCCCTGACCACGATCGTCGACGGGGTCATCGCCGTGGCCGGCGCCGACCTGGGGGCGGTCATCCTGGCCGAGCGCGGCGGCTTCACGGTCGCGGTCGCCCGCGACGCCAGCGGCCGCACCCTCGACGACGCCGACCAGCTGCTCAGCGACACGATCGTCGACGAGGTGCTCGGCAGCGGCGCCGCGGTGCGCGCCGACGACGTCGCGGCCGGGCCGTACCGCGACGTCCGCTCGGTGGTGCGCCTGGGCCTGCGCGCGGTGGTGTGCCTGCCGCTGCGCCTGGGCGGGCGCACGCTCGGCGCGATCTTCGTCGGCGGCCGCGCGCGGCCCTTGGTCTTGCCCGAGCGGGTCCACGCCGACCTCAAGGTGGTCGCGGCGCTGGCGCTGCCGTTCCTGGCCCAGGTCCGCCGCCGGGAGGCGCCCGCGGCCGGCCCCGACGACGTGCTCGGCGACTCGGCGCCGATCGAGGCGGTGCGCCGGCTGATCGCCCGGGTCGGCCCCACCGATCTGTCGGTGCTGATCGGCGGCCCGTCGGGCGCCGGCAAGGAGGTCGTCGCCCGGGCCCTGCACGCGCGCAGCCGCCGGGCCGGTCGGCCGCTGGTGGCGATCAACTGCGCCGCGGTGTCGCCGTCCTTGCTCGACGCCGAGCTGTTCGGGTACCGCAAGGGCGCGTTCACCGGCGCCGCCAGCGATCGCGCCGGCCTGATCGAGGCCGCCGCCGGCGGGGCGCTGTTCCTCGACGAGATCGGCGACATGCCGCTGGCGATGCAGGCCGCACTCCTACGCGTACTCGAGCAGCGCGAGGTCCGTCGGCTCGGCGACACCGAGGCCCGCGCGGTCGACTTCCGGTTGTTCGCCGCCACCCACCGCGATCTCGCGGCCGAGGTGGCCGCGGGGCGGTTCCGCGAGGATCTGCTCTACCGCATCCAGGAGGTGCGGATCGACGTGCCGCCGCTGCGCGACCGCGGCGACGACGTGCTCTTGCTGGCGCGGCTGTTCCTGCGCCAGATCGAGCAGCAGCTCGGGCTGCCGACGCACGCGCTGGCGCCCACCGCCGAGGCGGCGCTCCGGGCCCACGCCTGGCCGGGCAACGTGCGCGAGCTCAAGGCCGCGATGCGCCGGGCCGCGATCCTCGCCGACGGCAGCACGATCGCGGTCGCGGACCTGCAGCTCCCAGCCGCGCCGGCCACGCCCGGCGCCGGGCCGGCCGCGGTCGACCGTGACGCGCCGCTGGCCGAGGCCCGCGACGCGTTCGTGAAGGCCTACGTCACCGCGGCGCTCGCGCGCTGCGGCGGCGATCGCGAGGCCGCGGCCCTGGCGCTGGGCATCGGGGTGCGCTCGCTGTACCGATACCTCGAGTAG
- a CDS encoding NCS1 family nucleobase:cation symporter-1: MHDPALYNEDLAPVPLERRTWRTGHIAALWVGMAICVPTYTLASERVGSGMSAWQAVMVIALANLIVLVPLMANGHPGTRYGIPFPVVVRASFGVRGAQLPAMLRALVACGWFGIQCWFGGLGLWATASALAPSVSLPDVTFLGADVAPLCWFVVFWLINVFFIWRGMESIKWLETLAAPFLLLCGAGLLGWAIVRGGGLGTIMSQPATKPLSETFAVALTSGVSFWATLALNIPDFSRYARSQRDQVLGQALAMPTSMTLFAFIGVATTAATVLVFGEAIAYPDQLVTKFGSPLIVGLSMLGLAIATLSTNIAANVVSPANDFANLAPSKISYRAGGLITAVIGMVICPWLILKSAGNYIFVWLVGYGVLLGPIGAIMIVDYFALRRTVLEVDDLYRRGGRYEYSGGVNWRAMAAFGLGVLPCLPGFLVAASGAAPATVPALFNHLYTWAWFVSSGVAAAVYYGLMRRRV, encoded by the coding sequence ATGCACGACCCCGCGCTCTACAACGAAGACCTGGCGCCGGTCCCGCTCGAGAGGCGGACCTGGCGCACCGGCCACATCGCGGCCTTGTGGGTCGGCATGGCCATCTGCGTGCCGACCTACACCCTGGCGTCGGAGCGGGTCGGCAGCGGCATGAGCGCGTGGCAGGCGGTCATGGTGATCGCCCTGGCCAACCTGATCGTGCTGGTGCCGCTCATGGCCAACGGCCACCCCGGCACCCGCTACGGCATCCCGTTCCCGGTGGTCGTGCGCGCGTCGTTCGGCGTGCGCGGCGCCCAGCTGCCCGCGATGCTGCGGGCGCTGGTCGCCTGCGGCTGGTTCGGCATCCAGTGCTGGTTCGGCGGGCTCGGGCTGTGGGCGACCGCCTCGGCGCTCGCGCCGTCGGTGTCGCTGCCCGACGTGACCTTCCTCGGCGCCGACGTGGCGCCGCTGTGCTGGTTCGTCGTGTTCTGGTTGATCAACGTGTTCTTCATCTGGCGCGGGATGGAGTCGATCAAGTGGCTCGAGACCCTGGCGGCGCCGTTCCTGCTCCTGTGCGGCGCCGGCCTGCTCGGCTGGGCCATCGTCCGCGGCGGCGGGCTCGGCACGATCATGTCGCAGCCGGCGACCAAGCCGCTGTCGGAGACGTTCGCGGTGGCGCTGACCTCGGGCGTGTCGTTCTGGGCCACGCTCGCGCTCAACATCCCCGACTTCTCGCGCTACGCGCGGAGCCAGCGCGATCAGGTCCTGGGCCAGGCGCTGGCGATGCCGACCTCGATGACCCTGTTCGCGTTCATCGGCGTCGCGACCACCGCGGCCACGGTGCTGGTGTTCGGCGAGGCCATCGCCTACCCCGATCAGCTCGTGACCAAGTTCGGCAGCCCGCTGATCGTCGGGCTGTCGATGCTGGGCCTCGCGATCGCGACCTTGTCGACCAACATCGCCGCCAACGTCGTGTCGCCGGCCAACGACTTCGCCAACCTGGCGCCGTCGAAGATCAGCTACCGCGCCGGCGGGCTCATCACCGCGGTCATCGGCATGGTGATCTGCCCGTGGCTGATCCTGAAGTCGGCCGGCAACTATATCTTCGTGTGGCTGGTGGGCTACGGCGTGCTGCTCGGGCCGATCGGCGCGATCATGATCGTCGACTACTTCGCGCTGCGCCGGACCGTCCTCGAGGTCGACGACCTGTACCGCCGCGGCGGGCGCTACGAGTACAGCGGCGGCGTCAACTGGCGGGCGATGGCGGCGTTCGGCCTGGGCGTCTTGCCGTGCCTGCCCGGGTTCCTGGTCGCGGCCAGCGGCGCGGCGCCGGCGACGGTGCCAGCGCTGTTCAACCACCTCTACACCTGGGCCTGGTTCGTGTCGTCGGGCGTCGCCGCCGCGGTCTACTACGGGCTCATGCGCCGGCGGGTGTGA
- a CDS encoding cupin domain-containing protein, which translates to MTADDLIARLGLTPHPEGGYYRETWRDHGPDGGRGHGTAIYFLLRADDRHRWHKVDAVEIWHHYAGAPLTLAMSDGAAPVTTVELGDDLAAGQRPQAIVPAGWWQQARPQGAWSLVGCTVAPAFVFETFELAPPDWTPPGG; encoded by the coding sequence ATGACCGCCGATGACCTGATCGCACGCCTCGGCCTGACGCCGCACCCCGAGGGCGGCTACTACCGCGAGACCTGGCGCGACCACGGCCCCGACGGCGGCCGCGGCCACGGCACCGCGATCTACTTCCTCTTGCGCGCCGACGACCGGCACCGCTGGCACAAGGTCGACGCGGTCGAGATCTGGCACCACTACGCCGGCGCGCCGCTGACCCTGGCGATGTCCGACGGCGCGGCGCCGGTGACGACCGTCGAGCTGGGTGACGACCTCGCCGCGGGTCAGCGCCCGCAGGCGATCGTGCCGGCCGGGTGGTGGCAGCAGGCCCGCCCTCAGGGCGCGTGGTCGCTGGTCGGCTGCACGGTGGCGCCGGCGTTCGTGTTCGAGACGTTCGAGCTGGCGCCGCCGGACTGGACCCCGCCGGGCGGATGA
- a CDS encoding SEC-C domain-containing protein, producing MLDARCPCGSDLPEAGCCAAILAGAPAPTALALMRSRYTAYVRGAVDHLIATHDPATRRGVDRAGLVAWTAATTWAGLTIVATVAGGVDDATGIVEFAAAGVHRGAPFTQRERSRFRRLDQRWVYVDGAVAAPERPGPNAPCPCGSGTKYKRCHGRG from the coding sequence ATGCTCGACGCGCGCTGCCCGTGCGGCTCCGATCTGCCCGAGGCCGGGTGCTGCGCCGCGATCCTGGCCGGCGCGCCGGCGCCGACCGCGCTGGCGTTGATGCGGTCGCGCTACACCGCGTACGTGCGCGGCGCGGTCGACCACCTGATCGCCACGCACGATCCGGCCACGCGCCGCGGCGTCGATCGCGCCGGGCTGGTCGCCTGGACCGCCGCGACCACCTGGGCCGGGCTGACGATCGTCGCCACGGTCGCGGGCGGCGTCGACGACGCGACCGGCATCGTCGAGTTCGCCGCCGCGGGCGTGCACCGCGGCGCGCCGTTCACGCAGCGCGAGCGCTCGCGGTTCCGCCGCCTCGATCAGCGCTGGGTCTACGTCGACGGCGCCGTCGCCGCGCCCGAGCGCCCCGGGCCCAACGCGCCGTGTCCGTGCGGCAGCGGCACCAAGTACAAGCGCTGCCACGGCCGCGGCTGA
- a CDS encoding sigma 54-interacting transcriptional regulator: MTRASPRPRADDHALVGHLLDDLIGAALVLDRELRVRFATPAAEAMLGSQAPLGTSAATLLCGDRGKRPFAEALAEGVPFQALIAHPGRGDAQVRVRSIPIVADVDGPPVGWTVYLADAAEDAGAPVLFHGMWTRDARMKTLFRIVERVADTDETVLVRGETGAGKELVARALHALSPRHAGPFRALNCAALPANLLESELFGHAKGAFTGAIKDNPGHFQLAHGGTLFLDEVAELPLELQAKLLRVLETRTVLPVGGRDPVPVDVRVVSATHRALRAEVEAGRFRADLMFRLRVIPVRLPPLRERPSDVELLTEKLITEWNGHGRRQVVSVAPAAAVALERHAWPGNVRELRNVIAYAFAIGDGPVLELRDLPDELAAPLPLAAEVTVTAAPPLADVGPPEARRIRDALARTAGNRDRAARLLGLSRVTLWRRMRALGIEE; the protein is encoded by the coding sequence ATGACCCGCGCCAGCCCCCGCCCCCGCGCCGACGATCACGCCCTGGTCGGGCACCTCCTCGACGATCTGATCGGCGCCGCGCTGGTGCTCGACCGCGAGCTGCGCGTGCGCTTCGCGACGCCGGCGGCCGAGGCGATGCTCGGCTCGCAGGCGCCGCTGGGCACGTCGGCGGCGACGCTCTTGTGCGGCGATCGCGGCAAGCGCCCGTTCGCCGAGGCCCTGGCCGAGGGCGTGCCGTTCCAGGCGCTGATCGCCCACCCGGGCCGCGGCGACGCCCAGGTGCGGGTGAGGTCGATCCCGATCGTCGCCGACGTCGACGGGCCGCCGGTCGGCTGGACCGTGTACCTGGCCGACGCCGCCGAGGACGCGGGCGCGCCGGTGCTGTTCCACGGCATGTGGACCCGCGACGCGCGCATGAAGACGCTGTTCCGGATCGTCGAGCGCGTGGCCGACACCGACGAGACCGTGCTGGTCCGCGGCGAGACCGGCGCCGGCAAGGAGCTGGTCGCGCGGGCGCTGCACGCGCTGTCGCCGCGCCACGCCGGCCCGTTCCGCGCGCTCAACTGCGCGGCGCTGCCGGCCAACCTGCTCGAGAGCGAGCTGTTCGGCCACGCCAAGGGCGCGTTCACCGGCGCCATCAAGGACAACCCGGGGCACTTCCAGCTCGCCCACGGCGGCACGCTGTTCCTCGACGAGGTCGCCGAGCTGCCGCTCGAGCTCCAGGCCAAGCTCCTGCGCGTGCTCGAGACCCGCACGGTGCTGCCGGTCGGCGGGCGCGACCCGGTGCCGGTCGACGTGCGGGTGGTCTCGGCCACCCACCGCGCGCTGCGGGCCGAGGTCGAGGCCGGGCGGTTCCGCGCCGACCTGATGTTCCGCCTGCGCGTGATCCCGGTGCGGCTGCCGCCGCTGCGCGAGCGGCCCAGCGACGTCGAGCTCTTGACCGAGAAGCTGATCACCGAGTGGAACGGCCACGGCCGCCGCCAGGTCGTCAGCGTCGCGCCGGCGGCGGCGGTCGCGCTCGAGCGCCACGCCTGGCCCGGCAACGTGCGCGAGCTGCGCAACGTGATCGCCTACGCGTTCGCGATCGGCGACGGCCCGGTGCTCGAGCTGCGCGACCTGCCCGACGAGCTGGCGGCGCCGCTGCCGCTGGCGGCCGAGGTCACCGTGACGGCGGCGCCGCCGCTGGCCGACGTGGGGCCGCCCGAGGCCCGCCGCATCCGCGACGCGCTGGCCCGCACCGCCGGCAACCGCGACCGCGCCGCGCGCCTGCTCGGGCTGTCGCGCGTGACGCTGTGGCGCCGGATGCGCGCGCTCGGGATCGAGGAGTAG
- a CDS encoding protein kinase, which produces MYRADGPDGPVAIKVLAPAAELDPAARTRFAHEAAALAALRHPALVTLLDHGVDDELGPYLVLPLLAGPTLRALAAGAALPPEAAALLAAPIAGAVAALHAAGYVHRDLKPDNVIASPDGRVTVIDLGLAWRDGMTRLTETGTTVGSIGYMAPEQLEGRAVDAAADVWAIGVMLYEWTAGRRPFARARGGEEAAATLIGTYPALTSIDRRVDAELGALVARCLAPAPEARPTAAALATALATWLAAHDLDGADDDERAALIAAPAAYQARVAPRQVRAAAAAAGAALAGGEPFAALAACDRGLAYAPDDAALAALVQAAERATAVATAPAPTAAPIAATAPTTVATPRRRRGPLLVAIAAALIALVVIAMLADGRPATTSDWRAEPARASEPSGWTTTTTTSRTEPATPEERALARDFVGLFGKVLDASAAQRAGEADPTSARGWFERSRREPPADAVASLRQAVALAPDWPEAYRDLCVRLLQTGADAGAACARALELAPRDHEVRGLRAITLLQAKDYQAAIADLTQVIAADDTAAWRIGRGKAYARLGQRKAAVADFARACKLGDADGCTLAAEAPAPPR; this is translated from the coding sequence GTGTATCGAGCCGACGGCCCCGACGGGCCCGTGGCCATCAAGGTGCTCGCGCCCGCGGCCGAGCTCGACCCCGCGGCCCGGACCCGGTTCGCCCACGAGGCCGCGGCCCTGGCGGCGCTGCGCCACCCGGCGCTGGTGACGCTGCTCGATCACGGCGTCGACGACGAGCTCGGGCCATACCTGGTGCTGCCGTTGCTGGCGGGCCCGACCTTGCGGGCCCTGGCCGCCGGCGCGGCGCTGCCGCCCGAGGCCGCCGCGCTCCTGGCCGCGCCGATCGCCGGCGCGGTCGCCGCGCTCCACGCGGCCGGCTACGTCCACCGCGATCTCAAGCCCGACAACGTGATCGCCAGCCCCGACGGCCGCGTCACGGTGATCGACCTGGGCCTGGCGTGGCGCGACGGCATGACCCGGCTGACCGAGACCGGCACGACGGTGGGCTCGATCGGCTACATGGCGCCCGAGCAACTCGAGGGCCGCGCCGTCGACGCCGCCGCCGACGTGTGGGCGATCGGCGTGATGCTCTACGAGTGGACCGCCGGGCGCCGGCCGTTCGCGCGGGCGCGCGGCGGCGAGGAGGCGGCCGCGACGCTGATCGGCACCTACCCGGCGCTGACGTCGATCGATCGCCGGGTCGACGCCGAGCTCGGCGCGCTGGTGGCGCGGTGCCTGGCGCCGGCGCCCGAGGCTCGCCCGACCGCGGCCGCGCTGGCGACCGCGCTCGCGACCTGGCTCGCGGCCCACGACCTCGACGGCGCCGACGACGACGAGCGCGCCGCGCTGATCGCCGCGCCCGCGGCCTACCAGGCCCGGGTGGCGCCGCGGCAGGTGCGCGCGGCGGCCGCGGCGGCGGGCGCGGCGCTGGCGGGCGGGGAGCCGTTCGCCGCGCTGGCCGCGTGCGATCGCGGCCTGGCCTACGCGCCCGACGACGCGGCCCTCGCCGCGCTGGTGCAGGCGGCCGAGCGCGCGACCGCGGTCGCCACCGCGCCCGCCCCGACCGCCGCGCCGATCGCGGCGACCGCGCCGACCACCGTCGCCACGCCGCGGCGACGACGCGGCCCGCTGCTCGTGGCGATCGCGGCCGCGCTGATCGCGCTGGTGGTGATCGCGATGCTCGCGGACGGGCGCCCGGCCACGACCTCGGACTGGCGCGCGGAGCCGGCGCGCGCGTCGGAGCCGAGCGGCTGGACGACCACCACGACCACGTCGCGGACCGAGCCGGCGACGCCCGAGGAGCGCGCCCTGGCGCGAGACTTCGTGGGGCTGTTCGGCAAGGTCCTCGACGCGTCGGCCGCCCAGCGCGCCGGCGAGGCCGACCCGACCAGCGCCCGCGGCTGGTTCGAGCGCTCGCGGCGCGAGCCGCCGGCCGACGCCGTCGCCAGCCTGCGCCAGGCGGTGGCGCTCGCGCCCGACTGGCCCGAGGCCTACCGCGATCTGTGCGTGCGCCTGCTCCAGACCGGCGCCGACGCCGGCGCGGCGTGCGCGCGGGCGCTCGAGCTGGCGCCGCGCGATCACGAGGTCCGCGGCCTGCGCGCGATCACGCTGCTGCAGGCCAAGGACTACCAGGCGGCGATCGCCGACCTCACCCAGGTGATCGCCGCCGACGACACCGCCGCCTGGCGGATCGGGCGCGGCAAGGCCTACGCCCGGCTCGGGCAGCGCAAGGCCGCGGTCGCTGACTTCGCGCGCGCGTGCAAGCTCGGCGACGCCGATGGCTGTACGCTGGCGGCCGAGGCCCCGGCCCCGCCCCGCTGA